The following is a genomic window from Fusarium verticillioides 7600 chromosome 5, whole genome shotgun sequence.
actcTGACCCTATCCTGGAGAGCAAGTCTATCCCTCTCAACTCTACGACCAACCGTATCCGTTCCCACCAGATTCCCAGCCAGGAGACTGGACGACCTGGAACTACTCTCACTGCTACAATGACTGAGTCAAGCAACGTCTACATCCACGATATTACCCCCCACCTCGCCTCCTTCGACAACCCTGGAACTACTATCTCCGCTCAGCAGAACAAGCCTATCTCTACTGTCCGCGCTCACAAGACCGAAGGTTACGCCGTTGACTGGTCTCCCACAGTTCCCGGTGGTAAGCTTCTCACTGGTGACAACGACGGTCTCATTTACGTGACAACGCGCACCGATGGAGGCGGCTGGGTCACCGACAACCGACCTTTCCAGGGCCACACAAGCAGTGTCGAGGAGCTCCAGTGGTCACCCTCCGAGCAATCtgtctttgcttctgcttcaagCGACGGCACCATTCGCATTTGGGATGTGCGATCCAAGTCCCGCAAGCCCGCAATCACCATGCAGGTCTCAAATGTCGACGTCAACGTCATGTCTTGGTCGCGACAGACAACTCACCTGCTCGCCTCCGGAGACGACAACGGTGCATGGGGCGTCTGGGATCTCCGACAGTGGAAGGCCAGTTCAGACAAGCCCCAGCCCATCGctagcttcaacttcaacaaggAGCAGATCACAAGCATTGAGTGGCATCCTACCGACGACTCAATCGTCgctgtggctgctggtgATAACACCGTCACACTCTGGGATCTTGCTGTCGAgcttgacgacgaggagagCAAGGACACAGCGGGTGTCAAGGACGTGCCGCCCCAGCTGCTGTTCGTGCACTACCTCAAGGATGTGAAGGAGGTGCACTGGCACCCTCAGATCACGGGTAGCTTGGTCGCCACAGGAGAGGAGTTCAGCGTCTTCAGGACCATCAGCGTATAGGGTGTCTATCCGTGGGATGGAATGACTGGGACGGAAAAGTTACAGACATGTTCATGGTGGATCTGTTATTGATTGAACGGCATGGCACGGCGTATAATGAGATCTCCTTTGTTGGATTTGATAGATGAATGACTATGTTTTTCTTGGGCTTTGCTTTGTTTGGCGTTAAGAATCGGTGAAATCCTTTGAtgtttcttcatccttgcaTGTGTAAGCTGAGGCTCCATTGCACGTAAAACAAGCTAATTTTTAATCTTATAGTCCTACTCTAAATTCTCATCGGCACTCTTCATGAAACATTTCTTACTTCTCAAACCGGGTTAAGGATCCAACTGAAGTCCCAAGTGGTATTGTACTGTTCTCCATACAAACTACCGTAGGATTACGGAGCTGAACAATTAGCAAAACGCCAGTCCATAAACTAAAGTAAAATTACATCTCTTTCTCCGTCTACCCTGGGGCTGAATCTACACCATATCGCTAGAACCACAATATACCATGCAATCCCTATTGTACTCTATATCTCGAACACAATTGCATCTTTTCGTAGGGCTAGACTATTGATTCTAGGGTCTCCCGCTAAAAGGCTTCGACTCGAACCAACGCGTCCCAGCCCAGCGGTAGCGATCTTCCCCCGCGCCTAGAAACATGTCAGAGCCCGCCGTTCCAGAACGgtcttttttcccttttcaCCAGCGAAAGAATGACAATGCCTTACGCCACAAAATGCTTCTATGGAAAAGGGGGTGGAATGTCACTCCGTATGCTTAAAACGGGGTGGAGACCGAAAATTGGTTTAATCTGACAGGATGGCTCAGCCCTGTTCTGCAGGAGATAGGgggtgagatgagatttctggaagatgaaggaggagaggatggagattAATGCATgacttgaagttgagatgaaaTTATGATATTTCTTGAATGTATGTACTTTCGGTCTTTTACTATATTCGTCTTGGTTTATAGACTCTCTTAACTCTGTACAGGACATGGCGTCGTTAGTGAAGACTCGCAATATGCACTGATGTAACGTTGGACTTATGCAGCCTCTTGTGTACGTTGCTGTGGTGTATTGCTGTACAACATGACTTGCCATGCGAGATCTGTCCCAAGGCCACGCCGTTAAACGTTAACCAGTCTCCCATGTCGACGCGCAGGGCTGAGCCATGTTCCCTCTATATGCTAGACGTCATGAAGGCTCGAGCGTCATCTGTTGGTTCGTCTTCACTAAGTAGGTACTAGATAGCCTTGCGCCATCGTTGTTGACATCATGTTTGCAGTCGCAAAAAGACAGTATATTGAAGCAGGTCTATAAACGCTTTTAAATGACACCCACCCTAAAACCCCATCGAGATAGCGAGCTCTTGCCCCCGACGTTATACCAAAAATGTCTACATTACGTGTATCGTTCAGATACCGTGGAACGGTACATTATTGTCGTTCAGGTCTAACCAGACTAAATGGAAATGTTGCCCAAAAATGGCTAATTAGCTCATAAGCCTTGCTgaatggtgatggtgtcCCTAACAAGCCATCACCGTGCCATGTCAAATTTACTTTGATGGCTCTCGGCTCTCAGCTGTAGGAAGAgcgttcttcttggcctcgttctccttgaccttggcccAAGCATAAACGATACCCGAGACGAaaccgatgaagatggctgaAACACTTCCAACGGTAACGGGAGCAGCGAAGAAAATGAGACCAGAGACGGCGATGGGCAGCTTGTTGAGAGCACCAACCATGGAGTAGGTGGTGGAAGAGGTGACTCGGATGCACCAGGCGGAGCAGTAAGAAATGAAGATAGCGGCCAGACCAGAGTAAATGATGCCAATGAAGATACGGTTGCGCGAGTCCTCGGGGAAATTCTTGGCGAAGTTGGCGCTGGACCAATCCTCAGTgacgagagagaagaagacaaggacCGGAATGgtgagaaggttgttgtAATACATGGCTATCGACTTATTAGCAGTTGTTCTTTCATGTAGTGTTCTTGAGCGCAACCCTGAGGATGCGCCCAGAGGATGAACGTACTGTCCCAATCCTTGAAGTTCATCTTGTGAATAACCTTGCGCATGCCCAGAACAtaagaagcagagcagaagACGTTCATGGCCATCCAAAAGTAACCGGCATTCAGAGTCGCAAgagcatcagcatcgccagTGGTAGCGCTGTAGTCACCAGAGATAGCGCTCTTGATGTCAGCCCAGGCAGCAACCACAGAGCTCAGAACCATGAGaccaaaagaagagagggcgATGGGGGTGACGGAGCCACCAAACCAGAGGACCTCACCATAAgcaatggcgatgatggtcaagttcttgaagatggtgtagACAGGCACGGAGAGGTACTGTAGAGCCTTGGTGCTTGTGTAGATCATACCGACGAGGACGAGCGAAATTGGGTACCCTGTTGAGATCGCATTAGCTATTGCCCCTCATTCGTGAAAAGCAATTATAACATACACTTCTTGATGCGGTCCATCTCAAGGG
Proteins encoded in this region:
- a CDS encoding GDP-mannose transporter, which gives rise to MADQNKKNDDFVAKMPESANENNIGDGDKENDSLVGRGPGTDALPAQPSGFMNKIENSGPFSILAYCLSSISMTVVNKYVVSGTSWNLTFFYLAVQSIVCIVAITACKQFGMIKSLAPLEMDRIKKWYPISLVLVGMIYTSTKALQYLSVPVYTIFKNLTIIAIAYGEVLWFGGSVTPIALSSFGLMVLSSVVAAWADIKSAISGDYSATTGDADALATLNAGYFWMAMNVFCSASYVLGMRKVIHKMNFKDWDTMYYNNLLTIPVLVFFSLVTEDWSSANFAKNFPEDSRNRIFIGIIYSGLAAIFISYCSAWCIRVTSSTTYSMVGALNKLPIAVSGLIFFAAPVTVGSVSAIFIGFVSGIVYAWAKVKENEAKKNALPTAESREPSK